In Paraburkholderia terrae, a genomic segment contains:
- a CDS encoding MFS transporter produces the protein MTRIDEAATMRKVYGRLMPLLFAMMFFNYLDRINIGFAALDMNNDMGFSPAVFGFAGSIFFVGYMLLEVPSNLLLHRVGARRWIARILLTWGAVAAATAFVFNDTSFYVLRFLLGVMEAGFLPGVAVYLTKWFPERYRARAVGGYIIAGSFSAVLGGPISTSLMTYANGVLGLHGWQWMFILEGVPAMLLGLLTLRIMTERPADAAWLSDDEKRWLESTLAAEREALGGHTHVSFLRVAGDIRVWSLACLFGCALVGIYGLFLWLPQIVKSLGHLSNIEVGFLSAAPPLLGVLGTFLISRSSDRSGDRKKHLAFVYGASAIAIAGSAYAPNPVIAYALLCVTGLFIYAGNPLFWSLASSFRTGAAGAATIALINTIAQFGGLVGPWSIGLVRRATGNFSLALLTIAAFLVIATIIALVMRATPPEEGTSSALANGDAATGS, from the coding sequence ATGACCCGCATCGACGAAGCAGCAACCATGCGAAAAGTGTACGGGCGCTTGATGCCCTTGCTCTTCGCAATGATGTTCTTCAACTATCTCGACCGCATCAACATCGGCTTCGCAGCGCTCGACATGAACAACGACATGGGCTTCAGTCCTGCCGTGTTCGGCTTCGCGGGGAGTATTTTCTTCGTCGGATACATGCTGCTCGAAGTGCCGAGCAATCTGCTGTTGCATCGGGTCGGCGCGCGTCGGTGGATTGCGCGCATTCTGCTCACGTGGGGCGCGGTGGCAGCCGCCACCGCGTTCGTGTTCAACGACACCAGCTTCTACGTGCTGCGCTTTCTGCTGGGCGTGATGGAAGCGGGCTTCCTGCCCGGCGTCGCCGTTTATCTGACCAAGTGGTTTCCCGAACGCTACCGGGCGCGCGCCGTTGGCGGCTACATCATCGCGGGCTCGTTTTCTGCGGTGCTCGGCGGCCCGATCTCGACGTCGCTGATGACCTACGCGAACGGCGTGCTCGGACTGCATGGCTGGCAATGGATGTTTATCCTCGAAGGCGTCCCGGCGATGCTGCTAGGCCTCCTGACGCTGCGCATCATGACCGAGCGTCCCGCCGATGCCGCATGGCTTAGCGACGACGAGAAGCGCTGGCTCGAATCGACGCTCGCCGCCGAACGCGAAGCGCTCGGTGGCCATACGCATGTTTCTTTTCTGCGCGTGGCGGGCGATATCCGCGTGTGGAGCCTTGCATGTCTGTTCGGCTGTGCGCTCGTGGGGATTTACGGGCTCTTTCTGTGGCTGCCGCAGATCGTCAAGAGCCTTGGCCATCTGAGCAATATCGAAGTCGGCTTTCTTTCTGCTGCGCCCCCGCTGCTAGGCGTACTGGGCACGTTCCTGATCAGCCGCAGTTCCGACCGTTCCGGCGACCGCAAGAAGCACCTCGCATTCGTGTATGGCGCGAGCGCGATTGCCATCGCGGGCAGTGCCTATGCGCCGAATCCCGTGATCGCTTATGCGCTGCTGTGCGTAACGGGACTCTTTATTTACGCGGGCAATCCACTGTTCTGGAGCCTCGCGTCGTCGTTCCGCACAGGCGCGGCGGGCGCCGCCACGATTGCGCTGATCAACACGATCGCGCAGTTCGGCGGACTGGTGGGGCCGTGGAGCATCGGATTGGTGCGCCGCGCGACGGGCAACTTCTCGCTGGCGTTGCTGACCATCGCGGCGTTCCTCGTGATCGCGACGATCATCGCGTTGGTCATGCGCGCCACGCCGCCGGAGGAGGGCACGTCTTCGGCGCTCGCGAATGGCGATGCCGCCACCGGCAGCTAA
- a CDS encoding LysR family transcriptional regulator, with the protein MNLRALQCFVTLAEELNFSRAAERLHIAQPALSQQIRALEERLGTQLIDRTRRPLRLTEAGQYLCTEAKQILGSLEQATLGAAEIGMGRRGWLSVGFTRSAMYSILPPALKAFHREFPQVELKLYEMLTDEQSDALRDMRIHVGIGRQPLAMSGYTSRVLLREQLVVVMALDHPLAKRKKVKVAELADTPLILYPKHQNAQYKRSVLSLYRDAGVTPFIAHQAYEIQTAIALVAAGLGVTVVGESVARHGRTDVVYRHLEGPGSAQRSTLAATYRDDDTSPHLLAFLRCLPPPLDDSGTL; encoded by the coding sequence ATGAACCTCAGAGCGCTTCAATGTTTCGTGACGCTCGCTGAAGAGCTGAACTTCAGCCGCGCCGCGGAGCGTCTGCATATTGCGCAACCCGCGCTCAGCCAGCAGATCCGCGCATTGGAAGAACGGCTCGGCACGCAACTGATCGACCGCACGCGCAGGCCGCTGCGTCTCACGGAAGCAGGACAGTACCTGTGTACCGAGGCGAAGCAAATACTCGGCTCGCTCGAACAGGCGACGCTCGGCGCGGCCGAAATCGGCATGGGCCGGCGCGGCTGGTTGAGTGTCGGCTTCACGCGCTCGGCGATGTACAGCATTCTGCCGCCTGCGTTGAAGGCCTTTCACCGCGAGTTTCCGCAGGTCGAGCTGAAGCTCTACGAAATGCTCACCGACGAACAGAGCGACGCGCTGCGCGACATGCGCATCCACGTCGGCATCGGACGACAGCCGCTCGCGATGTCGGGCTACACGTCGCGCGTGCTGTTGCGTGAGCAACTCGTCGTCGTGATGGCGCTCGATCATCCGCTTGCAAAGCGAAAGAAAGTGAAAGTCGCCGAACTGGCCGACACGCCGTTGATCCTCTATCCGAAGCATCAGAATGCGCAGTACAAGCGGTCGGTGCTGTCGCTGTATCGCGATGCGGGTGTCACGCCGTTCATCGCGCACCAGGCTTACGAAATACAGACTGCGATTGCGCTCGTCGCGGCGGGGCTGGGCGTGACGGTGGTCGGGGAATCGGTTGCCCGGCATGGACGTACCGACGTCGTGTATCGCCATCTGGAAGGCCCGGGTTCCGCACAGCGTTCGACCCTCGCCGCCACCTATCGCGACGACGACACGTCGCCGCATCTGCTCGCATTCTTACGCTGCCTTCCGCCGCCGCTCGACGACAGCGGCACACTATAA